The nucleotide sequence AAAAATTTATGCCAAATATAAGGACAAAGGATTTGTCGTTTTAGGATTCCCATCAAATGATTTTGGGCAACAAGAGCCTGGCAGCAATAAAGAAATTGCTGATTTCTGCAAAAACACTTATGACGTCAAATTTCCGATGTTTGCAAAGAGCAGTGTTTATGGAAACAATCCAAACCCACTCTTCAAAATGCTGATTGCAAAAACTGGCACCACACCAAAGTGGAACTTTTATAAATATTTGATTGATCGCAAAGGTAACGTGGTAGATTCGTTCGGTAGCGTCACAAAACCAACAAGCAGTTCTATCACCGATCAGATTGAAAAACTTTTAGAGGAAAAAGCGCAGTGAGCAAAAAAAGAATTGCCATCATTGGCGCTGGCATTTCTGGCTTAGGATGCGCATACGCTCTTCGCCAGCAGCCTAACATAGAGCTTACCGTCTATGAGGGTGGGAACCATATTGGCGGCCATAGTAATACTGTTGACTTCACATATGAGCACGCTGGCAAGCAATTGTCTTATGGTGTAGATACTGGTTTTCTAGTTTTCAATCGCAAAACTTATCCGCGCTTAGTGAGGCTATTTGAAGAGATTCAGGTCCCAATAGCACCCTCTGAAATGTCGTTTTCAGTTTCAATTGATACCTCCGAGAAAAATCCATCCCACCCCAAGCTTGAGTGGGCTGGTAATGACATTAATTCTCTCTTTGGTCAGCGATCCAACCTGCTTTCACCCTCTTTCTGGCGCATGACATACGACATCTTGCGCTTCAATCGCCTAGCAACAAAGTTGGCTCACGATCAAATTGCAGCCGGCCATCAATATTCAGAACCGGATGAAACAATTGCAAGCTTCTTAGATCGCAATCGATTTAGCCAAAGCTTCAGAGAAAATTATTTTTTACCGATGATCGGCGCAATTTGGTCATGCTCTGTTGAGCAAATGCTCGAGTTCCCGATTCAAACTATGATTCGCTTTTGTCACAACCACGGCCTTTTGCAAATTCAGAATCGGCCTCAGTGGCTTACTGTTCGTGGTGGGTCGCGTGAATACGTCAAGCGTATCGTGCATGCCCTAGAACAAAATAAAGTCACTATCAAGCGAGAGGGTGTATTGCGTGTTAATGCGGCGCAAGATGGATCCGCTGCAGAAGTTATTAGCACCTCAGGATCTGCCTTTTTTGATGAGGTAGTAATGGCCTGCCATAGCGATCAAACCCTAGCCTTGCTTCACGGCATTGGCCAAGAGGCTAAAGATATTTTGGCTGCAATTCCATATCAAGAGAATCGCGCCATTCTCCATACTGACACCAACTTTCTACCGAAAACGAAACGTTGCTGGGCGGCATGGAACTACACCGCTAAATCAGGCGCCACACCATCATCCAAGCAACATGTGAGCGTAAATTACCTCATTAACCTTTTACAGCCCCTACCAAAAGAGCTGAAAGGCACACAAATCATTGTGAGCTTAAATCCCTCCGCAGAACCTAATCCAAAATTAGTACAACAAGAAATTCAGTATTCGCACCCCGTGTTTGATATGAAGGCAATTCAAGCGCAAAAAGCATTGCCACTCATTCAAGGAACATCCTCAATCTGGTACTGTGGTGCCTGGACTGGCTTTGGCTTTCACGAGGATGGATTGC is from Polynucleobacter sp. MWH-UH23A and encodes:
- a CDS encoding glutathione peroxidase: MNPRVNSRLTAWLFIFFIGFPLFNSAQAASSCSPLLSHTFPRLQDEALQNLCQYQGKVILVVNTASFCGFTSQYEGLEKIYAKYKDKGFVVLGFPSNDFGQQEPGSNKEIADFCKNTYDVKFPMFAKSSVYGNNPNPLFKMLIAKTGTTPKWNFYKYLIDRKGNVVDSFGSVTKPTSSSITDQIEKLLEEKAQ
- a CDS encoding FAD-dependent oxidoreductase translates to MSKKRIAIIGAGISGLGCAYALRQQPNIELTVYEGGNHIGGHSNTVDFTYEHAGKQLSYGVDTGFLVFNRKTYPRLVRLFEEIQVPIAPSEMSFSVSIDTSEKNPSHPKLEWAGNDINSLFGQRSNLLSPSFWRMTYDILRFNRLATKLAHDQIAAGHQYSEPDETIASFLDRNRFSQSFRENYFLPMIGAIWSCSVEQMLEFPIQTMIRFCHNHGLLQIQNRPQWLTVRGGSREYVKRIVHALEQNKVTIKREGVLRVNAAQDGSAAEVISTSGSAFFDEVVMACHSDQTLALLHGIGQEAKDILAAIPYQENRAILHTDTNFLPKTKRCWAAWNYTAKSGATPSSKQHVSVNYLINLLQPLPKELKGTQIIVSLNPSAEPNPKLVQQEIQYSHPVFDMKAIQAQKALPLIQGTSSIWYCGAWTGFGFHEDGLRSGELVAEALIEGLHSPLNSMPKQDAC